From the genome of Brevibacterium sp. JSBI002, one region includes:
- a CDS encoding type 1 glutamine amidotransferase — MTRLLVIVNDIESQPGLLTRWMISENVEFDLRIGGVSPLPVPSELEAYDGLILLGGGYMPDETDRAPWLADEAELVRHAMATDLPQFGICLGGQLIAHVIGGDVRARTGAPEKGYTRIDTTAEAAADPVFSAIRPRTSFVESHVDRIVALPEEATLLATSEACEFQAFRVGRAWGTQFHPESTRANIERWDAEKLQTLGFDKDTLLEEAMELGPESERDSKALFSAFLTVVRN, encoded by the coding sequence ATGACTCGGCTGCTCGTCATCGTCAACGACATCGAATCTCAGCCGGGGCTGCTGACACGGTGGATGATCAGCGAGAACGTCGAATTCGATCTGCGCATCGGCGGGGTTTCACCCCTGCCGGTGCCCTCGGAACTCGAGGCCTATGACGGGCTCATCTTGCTCGGCGGCGGATACATGCCCGACGAGACGGATCGTGCCCCGTGGTTGGCCGATGAGGCCGAACTCGTCCGCCATGCCATGGCCACGGATCTGCCGCAGTTCGGGATCTGCCTCGGCGGGCAACTCATCGCCCACGTCATCGGGGGCGATGTGAGGGCTCGGACCGGAGCACCGGAGAAGGGATACACGCGGATCGACACCACCGCCGAGGCGGCCGCGGACCCGGTGTTCTCAGCGATCCGGCCGCGGACCTCGTTCGTCGAAAGCCATGTCGACCGCATCGTCGCCCTCCCCGAGGAAGCGACGCTGCTGGCTACGAGCGAGGCCTGCGAATTCCAGGCGTTCCGAGTCGGCCGGGCATGGGGCACGCAGTTCCATCCGGAGTCGACGCGGGCGAACATCGAGCGCTGGGATGCGGAGAAACTGCAGACTTTGGGGTTCGATAAAGATACCCTGTTGGAAGAAGCGATGGAGCTCGGGCCCGAGAGCGAACGTGATTCGAAGGCCCTGTTCTCGGCGTTTCTCACTGTGGTTCGGAACTGA
- a CDS encoding dipeptidase, with the protein MTAPNTESTAATAATAATASAPAVDVFDGHNDLAWYLREERDYSVEGLNDPAVSPFTTMDQLAAGHVAAQYWSVYVHSSITGADAIKATWEQIDAVQRFVTAYPERLAFARTAADVRAARTAGKVASLMGVEGGQQIDESLAVLRSFARAGARYMTLTWSTTHSWADSATDEPVHGGLSDFGREVVAEMNRIGMILDLSHVAPTVMHQSLDQSTLPVLFTHSCAYGLNPHPRNIPDDVLDRVPDNGGVAMMTFVPSFVSNARREWVDAGEQGTAPEVTVAQVADHCDYVRERIGIDYIGLGGDICGVDELPTGLGDAGQYPNLFAELASRGWSQTDLRKIGFANAMRVLDGHEDAYTAFLGAADAAPSAATGTAASAGGGGAAGNAGSAANGMAASAGAES; encoded by the coding sequence ATGACCGCCCCCAACACCGAATCGACAGCAGCCACAGCAGCCACAGCAGCCACAGCATCCGCACCCGCGGTCGACGTCTTCGACGGACACAACGACCTTGCCTGGTACCTGCGCGAGGAACGCGACTACAGCGTGGAGGGGCTCAACGATCCGGCCGTGTCGCCGTTCACCACAATGGATCAGCTGGCGGCCGGCCATGTGGCCGCACAGTACTGGTCCGTCTACGTCCATTCCTCGATCACCGGCGCGGACGCGATCAAGGCCACGTGGGAGCAGATCGACGCGGTCCAGCGTTTCGTCACCGCCTACCCTGAACGACTCGCCTTCGCCCGCACCGCCGCCGATGTCCGTGCCGCCCGCACCGCCGGCAAGGTCGCCTCCCTCATGGGAGTCGAGGGCGGTCAGCAGATCGACGAGTCCCTGGCCGTGCTGCGGTCCTTCGCCCGCGCCGGGGCCCGCTATATGACTCTCACCTGGTCGACGACCCATTCGTGGGCAGACTCAGCCACCGACGAACCGGTCCACGGAGGCCTGAGCGACTTCGGCCGTGAGGTCGTGGCGGAGATGAACCGGATCGGCATGATCCTCGACCTCTCCCACGTCGCGCCCACCGTCATGCACCAGTCGCTGGACCAGAGCACCCTGCCGGTCCTCTTCACCCACTCCTGCGCGTACGGTCTCAACCCGCACCCGCGCAACATCCCGGACGACGTCTTGGACCGCGTGCCCGACAACGGGGGAGTGGCGATGATGACGTTCGTGCCCTCATTCGTCTCGAACGCCCGCCGCGAATGGGTCGACGCCGGAGAACAGGGAACCGCCCCCGAGGTGACAGTGGCCCAGGTCGCCGACCACTGCGATTACGTCCGCGAACGGATCGGCATCGATTACATCGGCCTCGGCGGCGACATCTGCGGAGTCGATGAGCTGCCGACCGGACTCGGCGACGCCGGCCAGTATCCGAACCTGTTCGCCGAGCTCGCCTCGCGCGGCTGGTCGCAGACCGACCTGCGCAAGATCGGCTTCGCCAATGCGATGCGCGTCCTCGACGGACACGAGGACGCGTACACGGCGTTCCTCGGCGCCGCAGATGCCGCACCGTCCGCGGCCACAGGAACGGCTGCCTCGGCGGGGGGCGGCGGCGCCGCAGGCAACGCCGGTTCCGCAGCCAACGGCATGGCCGCCTCGGCGGGGGCGGAATCATGA
- a CDS encoding DUF819 domain-containing protein gives MITDGFLFISLLLAISAVLVVADRSGRFKLFKYVPGFVILYIVAALLNTFGVFDHDGGDITAVGDTLREVMLPAMILLMLFKCDIRQIIKLGPKLLLTFAVTAASIIVGFIISYLILHSSLDPEAWKALGALNASWTGGSANMVAVQEVLQAPENVFGYVLIVDTVLYSFWLLLVFSSVTVSDKFDKWTRADMSKLDFTDRVSAEEEKPMTLSSIFGLIGFALLASALAIRLGELLPEVGAVIDGTAWTILIVSVLGLAIGSTRFGKTAGSNELATILLYLIIGIIASGSDFTSLAEAPLYLVAGIIVLLVHIAIMFIYAKLTRTELFSIAVASTANIGGIASAPVVAGAFNRQLVPVGVLFALMGTFLGTFLGLWSAQILSGLA, from the coding sequence GTGATCACGGACGGTTTTCTATTCATCAGCCTGCTTCTGGCTATCTCCGCTGTACTCGTCGTCGCGGACCGGAGCGGGCGCTTCAAGCTCTTCAAATATGTGCCCGGCTTCGTCATCCTCTACATCGTGGCGGCGCTGCTCAACACCTTCGGCGTCTTCGACCACGACGGTGGAGACATCACCGCGGTCGGCGATACCCTGCGCGAGGTGATGCTGCCGGCGATGATCCTGCTCATGCTGTTCAAGTGCGATATCCGGCAGATCATCAAGCTCGGCCCGAAGCTGCTGCTCACCTTTGCGGTGACCGCGGCGAGCATCATTGTCGGCTTCATCATCAGCTACCTCATCCTGCACTCCAGCCTCGACCCGGAAGCGTGGAAGGCCCTCGGCGCTCTCAACGCCTCGTGGACGGGTGGTTCGGCGAACATGGTCGCGGTGCAGGAGGTCCTCCAGGCACCCGAAAACGTGTTCGGCTACGTCCTCATCGTCGACACAGTGCTCTACTCCTTCTGGCTGCTGCTCGTCTTCTCCTCCGTCACTGTCTCCGACAAGTTCGACAAGTGGACGAGGGCCGATATGTCGAAGCTCGACTTCACCGACAGAGTCTCGGCCGAGGAGGAGAAGCCGATGACGCTGTCGTCGATCTTCGGACTCATCGGATTCGCACTTTTGGCCTCGGCCCTGGCGATCCGCCTCGGCGAACTGCTGCCCGAGGTCGGAGCGGTCATCGACGGCACCGCGTGGACGATCCTCATCGTCAGCGTCCTCGGCCTGGCTATCGGATCGACTCGGTTCGGCAAGACCGCCGGATCCAATGAGCTCGCGACGATCCTGCTCTACCTCATCATCGGCATCATCGCCTCGGGCTCGGACTTCACCTCCCTGGCCGAAGCGCCGCTCTACCTGGTGGCCGGCATCATCGTCCTTCTCGTCCACATCGCCATCATGTTCATCTACGCGAAGCTCACCCGCACCGAGCTCTTCAGCATCGCCGTGGCCAGCACCGCGAACATCGGCGGAATCGCCTCGGCGCCGGTCGTCGCGGGAGCCTTCAACCGGCAGCTCGTCCCCGTCGGTGTGCTGTTCGCGCTGATGGGAACGTTCCTCGGCACGTTCCTCGGCCTGTGGTCGGCCCAGATCCTGTCCGGGCTGGCATGA
- a CDS encoding DUF3870 domain-containing protein: MSDTIYLTGEAKAPSNNPITNQFGLFYVAFEIQPDTHRILDVDCTATLALTRNFIRSLFVDADITDPGRLIERIQRRYHGSSQKALITAVNNAAKKYREVTA; this comes from the coding sequence ATGTCCGATACGATCTACCTCACAGGCGAAGCGAAGGCTCCGTCGAACAACCCGATCACCAACCAGTTCGGTCTGTTCTACGTGGCGTTCGAGATCCAGCCGGACACCCACCGAATCCTCGATGTGGACTGCACGGCGACGTTGGCTCTGACCCGGAACTTCATTCGGAGCCTGTTCGTCGATGCCGACATCACGGACCCCGGTCGACTGATAGAGCGCATCCAGCGCCGCTACCACGGATCCTCGCAGAAGGCGCTGATCACAGCAGTGAACAACGCCGCGAAGAAGTACCGCGAGGTCACCGCTTAG
- a CDS encoding serine hydrolase, with translation MSDLKFDGLPGVRFSALAFDVDSGERVFAHNENDELDTASMGKVFLLHTALQMSKDGTLDLEERLHRRPSERVDESGIWYLMEQDDLSIFDVALLIGAFSDNFATNVLIRRVGLENVADQVEKLGYRNSGLHDFLRWPRPAKAPRTLSTGTAAELSDFMARHAKDEFWDESTNEVFRRWLGAGADTSMVASAFDLDPLAHYNYQRDVWVWNKTGTNGTIRADAGIVMTPTRRVAYAVFANWEPGTDRVVDVMPVMREAGNAIHRFL, from the coding sequence ATGAGCGATTTGAAATTCGATGGACTGCCCGGGGTGCGCTTCAGCGCTCTGGCCTTCGACGTCGACAGTGGGGAACGGGTGTTCGCCCACAATGAGAACGACGAACTCGACACGGCCAGCATGGGCAAGGTATTCCTCCTCCACACTGCCTTGCAGATGTCTAAGGACGGCACGCTTGACCTGGAAGAACGTCTGCACCGACGGCCTTCGGAGAGGGTCGACGAGTCGGGGATCTGGTACCTCATGGAGCAGGATGACCTGAGCATCTTCGACGTCGCTCTGCTCATCGGGGCGTTCAGCGACAACTTCGCCACGAACGTGCTCATCCGCAGGGTCGGGCTGGAGAATGTTGCGGATCAGGTGGAGAAGCTCGGGTACCGGAACTCGGGTCTGCACGACTTTCTGCGCTGGCCGCGCCCGGCCAAGGCACCGCGGACACTGTCGACGGGCACGGCCGCGGAGCTCAGTGATTTCATGGCCAGGCACGCCAAGGACGAGTTCTGGGACGAGTCGACGAACGAGGTCTTCCGGCGCTGGTTGGGAGCCGGCGCGGACACCTCGATGGTCGCCTCGGCGTTCGATCTGGACCCGCTCGCCCACTACAACTACCAGCGGGACGTGTGGGTGTGGAACAAGACCGGCACGAACGGGACGATCCGGGCCGATGCCGGGATCGTGATGACGCCTACGCGTCGCGTCGCCTATGCGGTGTTCGCGAACTGGGAACCGGGCACCGACCGCGTCGTCGACGTCATGCCGGTGATGCGCGAAGCCGGCAACGCGATCCACCGGTTCCTCTGA
- a CDS encoding S66 peptidase family protein codes for MIKPSPYLETAPLAAGDNVRLIAPSGPTDEESLQRAIAQLESWGLRVVPGEHIRARHPRVKYLAGTDAERRADLDDAWCDPDTDAVIALRGGFGAMRLLDGIDFDLMRRHMLRRDGRPKLLTGSSDITALHQAWDHHLGVATLFCPMVGNDPFKNSTVVPDEVASWLFRPWGGRELGFPAVDAARPLSRAQTLVPGSAKGRLGGGNLSLIAAGMGSPELIDVRERRDRRGPNILMLEDVDEELYRLDNLMVQLVRGGWFTSADAVVLGSWEDCAPVHEVEALMIDYLGSLGIPIVSEMGFGHDPDAPSAPLGVDVSLEAEPGERPRLWVDRASGQA; via the coding sequence ATGATTAAGCCGAGCCCCTACCTCGAAACGGCACCCTTGGCCGCCGGCGACAACGTTCGCCTCATCGCGCCGTCGGGACCCACCGACGAGGAATCGCTGCAACGAGCCATCGCTCAGCTCGAATCCTGGGGGCTGCGCGTTGTGCCCGGTGAGCACATCCGCGCCCGCCATCCGCGGGTGAAGTATCTGGCCGGCACGGACGCCGAGCGCCGGGCCGACCTCGACGACGCCTGGTGCGATCCGGACACGGATGCGGTCATCGCGCTCCGCGGAGGGTTCGGAGCCATGCGCCTGCTCGACGGCATCGACTTCGACCTCATGCGCCGGCACATGCTGCGCCGCGACGGCCGTCCCAAGCTGCTCACCGGCTCCTCGGACATCACCGCACTCCACCAGGCCTGGGACCATCACCTCGGTGTCGCGACCCTGTTCTGCCCGATGGTCGGCAACGACCCGTTCAAGAATTCGACGGTCGTCCCCGACGAGGTGGCCTCCTGGCTGTTCCGTCCCTGGGGCGGCCGCGAACTCGGCTTCCCCGCAGTAGACGCAGCCCGCCCGCTCAGCCGGGCCCAGACGTTGGTTCCGGGGTCGGCGAAGGGCCGCCTCGGCGGGGGAAATCTCAGTCTCATCGCCGCTGGGATGGGCAGTCCCGAGCTCATCGACGTGCGGGAACGACGCGACCGTCGGGGTCCGAACATCCTCATGCTCGAAGACGTCGACGAAGAGCTGTACCGGCTCGACAATCTCATGGTGCAGCTGGTCCGCGGCGGGTGGTTCACCTCGGCGGATGCGGTGGTGCTCGGCTCATGGGAGGACTGCGCGCCCGTCCACGAGGTGGAGGCGCTGATGATCGACTACCTCGGCAGTCTGGGAATACCGATCGTGTCGGAGATGGGCTTCGGCCACGATCCCGATGCGCCGAGTGCCCCACTCGGCGTCGACGTCTCGCTCGAGGCGGAGCCCGGGGAACGGCCGCGGCTGTGGGTGGATCGCGCGAGTGGGCAGGCATGA
- a CDS encoding ATP-binding cassette domain-containing protein: MTDLHFENVSITYRSSSDRGDVVAVEDVSLDLPAGATLGIAGESGSGKSTLIMSALRLLPKSARLEGRVLLGGQDIRELSFGQIRAVRWAQASIVFQGALHSLNPVREVGSQIIEALEHHSKGTWTTPQKRRDRMFELLAEVNLEASKSSAYPHELSGGQKQRIMIAMALACEPDIIIADEPTTALDVIVQKQILSGLARLVAERGISLLMISHDLAVLSAVCANLAIMRHGRLVEYGPSDEVCLSPQEDYTKQLAGAFPQIGDLESRLNPRTLKPAEVALSEPFTMTDEVVLEAKNLSVSFDTRRGRERAVRGVDLQLRKAEILAVVGQSGSGKTTLARSLLGLQEVEAGSQLSFAGKALPKKANKRRTFRRQVQMILQDPAGSLNPKRSVYEAVVEGLKVQGIKDREYERVVGALEAAELTPAEDYLESIPQELSGGQRQRVVIAGALALDPQVLIADEPVASLDASVRGEILSLFLALKKNLGMSALIITHDLGLAWNIADTVAVMRRGEIVEYGEVDEVLSDPQHEYTQELLAAVPRLGSQSLVRND; encoded by the coding sequence ATGACCGATCTGCATTTCGAAAACGTCTCGATCACCTACCGCTCCTCATCCGACCGCGGCGATGTCGTCGCCGTGGAAGACGTCAGCCTCGACCTGCCCGCCGGTGCCACTCTGGGCATTGCGGGCGAGTCCGGGTCGGGGAAATCGACCCTGATCATGTCGGCCCTGCGCCTGCTGCCGAAGTCGGCTCGCCTCGAGGGGCGGGTCCTCCTCGGCGGGCAGGACATCCGGGAGCTGAGCTTCGGCCAGATCCGCGCTGTCAGGTGGGCTCAGGCCTCGATCGTCTTCCAGGGCGCTCTGCACTCTCTCAATCCCGTCCGCGAGGTGGGAAGCCAGATCATCGAAGCCCTCGAACATCACTCGAAGGGCACGTGGACGACTCCGCAGAAGCGCCGGGACCGGATGTTCGAACTCCTCGCCGAGGTCAACCTCGAGGCATCGAAGTCGAGCGCGTATCCGCACGAGCTCTCCGGCGGGCAGAAGCAGCGGATCATGATCGCGATGGCGCTCGCCTGCGAACCCGATATCATCATCGCCGACGAGCCGACGACGGCTCTCGACGTCATCGTGCAGAAGCAGATCCTGTCCGGTCTGGCCCGCCTCGTCGCCGAACGTGGGATCTCGCTGCTGATGATCAGCCACGACCTCGCCGTACTCTCCGCCGTGTGCGCGAATCTTGCGATCATGCGCCACGGCCGCCTCGTCGAATACGGTCCCAGCGACGAAGTGTGCCTGTCTCCGCAGGAGGATTACACGAAGCAGCTCGCCGGTGCGTTTCCGCAGATCGGGGACCTCGAATCCCGGCTGAACCCCCGAACACTCAAACCCGCCGAGGTGGCCCTGTCCGAACCGTTCACCATGACGGATGAGGTGGTGCTCGAGGCGAAGAACCTCAGCGTCTCCTTCGACACCCGCCGGGGCCGAGAACGTGCGGTGCGCGGTGTGGATCTGCAGCTGCGGAAGGCGGAGATCCTCGCCGTCGTCGGCCAGTCCGGTTCGGGGAAGACGACTCTGGCACGGTCGCTGCTCGGTCTGCAGGAGGTGGAAGCGGGTTCGCAGCTGTCGTTCGCGGGCAAGGCTCTGCCGAAGAAGGCGAACAAGCGGCGGACGTTTCGGCGGCAGGTGCAGATGATTCTGCAGGACCCGGCCGGATCGCTCAATCCCAAGCGCAGCGTGTACGAAGCCGTGGTTGAGGGCTTGAAAGTACAGGGAATCAAGGATCGGGAGTACGAGCGGGTCGTCGGCGCGCTCGAAGCCGCCGAACTCACCCCGGCCGAGGACTACCTCGAATCGATTCCGCAGGAGCTCTCCGGTGGACAGCGGCAGCGCGTCGTCATCGCCGGCGCACTGGCGCTCGACCCGCAGGTGCTCATCGCCGATGAGCCGGTGGCGTCGCTGGACGCCTCCGTGCGCGGGGAGATCCTCTCGCTGTTCCTCGCACTGAAGAAGAACCTAGGAATGAGTGCGCTCATCATCACCCATGACCTCGGCCTGGCCTGGAACATCGCAGATACGGTGGCCGTGATGAGAAGAGGGGAGATCGTCGAATACGGTGAGGTCGATGAGGTGCTGTCCGATCCGCAGCACGAATACACGCAGGAGCTGCTCGCCGCGGTTCCCCGACTGGGAAGTCAGAGTCTGGTGAGGAATGATTAA
- a CDS encoding ABC transporter permease, with translation MSANTPAEAAPGPSSNEPNPRGSVTRGSTPAVDGAKLVRERRLNNAKKNWALFRSDVPALIGAVVLLFFIVIAIAAPLIAPASMLDVTKQLDVPRYAPPSLDHPLGTDDLGRELWVRILWGARVSILVGVAATVMSMVIGTIMGLAAGHFTGLFGGIIMRIVDFFIVLPSLLLAIVLSSVLERGVFTIVVAIGLTSWASTARIVRSQTLSVESRLYIERARILGAGHSHILFRHLLPAVMPLVLANTTLTVGGAIIAESTLSFLGLGDTSKESWGTILKNSMDVSAATSGYWWYVLTPGIAILLVVLAFTMVGRAFEAIINPALRSR, from the coding sequence ATGAGCGCGAACACCCCCGCCGAGGCGGCCCCCGGCCCCTCATCGAACGAACCGAATCCGCGTGGTTCGGTGACACGGGGATCGACCCCCGCCGTCGACGGCGCGAAGCTCGTGCGCGAACGTCGACTGAACAACGCGAAGAAGAACTGGGCACTCTTCCGCTCCGACGTCCCGGCTCTCATCGGCGCCGTCGTGCTCCTCTTCTTCATCGTCATCGCGATCGCCGCCCCGCTCATCGCCCCGGCCTCGATGCTCGATGTCACGAAGCAGCTCGACGTGCCCCGCTACGCCCCGCCCAGCCTCGACCACCCCCTGGGCACCGACGACCTGGGACGGGAGCTGTGGGTGCGCATCCTCTGGGGAGCGCGAGTGTCGATCCTCGTCGGCGTCGCAGCGACCGTGATGTCGATGGTCATCGGCACCATCATGGGCCTGGCCGCCGGTCACTTCACGGGACTGTTCGGCGGAATCATCATGCGCATCGTCGACTTCTTCATCGTCCTGCCGTCCCTGCTGCTCGCGATCGTGCTCTCCTCCGTCCTCGAACGCGGAGTCTTCACGATCGTCGTCGCCATCGGACTGACCTCATGGGCGTCGACCGCACGGATCGTGCGGTCGCAGACGTTGAGCGTCGAATCTCGGCTCTACATCGAACGGGCGCGCATCCTCGGTGCCGGTCATTCCCACATCCTGTTCCGGCACCTGCTGCCGGCGGTGATGCCGCTCGTGCTCGCGAACACGACGCTGACCGTCGGTGGGGCGATCATCGCCGAATCCACACTGTCGTTCCTCGGCCTCGGGGACACGTCGAAGGAATCGTGGGGCACGATCCTGAAGAACTCGATGGACGTGTCCGCGGCGACCTCCGGCTACTGGTGGTACGTGCTCACCCCAGGAATCGCGATCCTGCTCGTCGTGCTCGCGTTCACGATGGTCGGGCGCGCTTTCGAGGCCATCATCAACCCCGCCCTGAGGAGCCGCTGA
- a CDS encoding ABC transporter permease: MSTPTHDPHSGDRPDRGTGTANPGTGPTNPSPASARGSAATADENPADPANPAAVDMDEPPAGGSFTRYFLRKLGGAATSMVLVIVLGFFAFRMLPGDPVLKIAKERPMSPAQIAELRSQYGLDKPVIVQFWDYLVGIVTGDLGESYVYRKSVSALIGEYLGPTLLLTATAAVIAIVLGLWLGQISAWRRNSLFDKLASSTSLIFWSVPTFWLGLILLMIFGGTLQWLPTGGMITPGLDPWSPAGIIDVIKHLILPVVSLVAVVYAQFLMIMRASLLEEMNEDYLTTARAKGLTEDEVRRRHAVPNALLPTVTVVFLHIGGLIAGAVTVEAVFSWPGLGKLTFEAIRGPDLPLLQGTFVVFSAIIIVMNLAADIVYRFLDPRVRRA, translated from the coding sequence GTGAGCACACCCACCCACGATCCCCATTCCGGGGATCGCCCTGACCGCGGGACGGGCACGGCGAACCCGGGCACCGGCCCCACGAACCCCAGTCCCGCCTCGGCGAGGGGATCCGCGGCAACTGCCGACGAGAACCCCGCCGACCCGGCGAACCCCGCCGCCGTCGATATGGACGAACCACCGGCCGGCGGATCGTTCACCCGCTACTTCCTGCGCAAGCTCGGCGGGGCCGCGACCTCGATGGTCCTCGTCATCGTGCTCGGCTTCTTCGCGTTCCGGATGCTGCCCGGCGATCCCGTGCTCAAGATCGCGAAGGAACGGCCGATGTCCCCGGCGCAGATCGCCGAGCTGCGCAGCCAGTACGGACTCGACAAACCCGTCATTGTCCAGTTCTGGGACTACCTCGTCGGCATCGTCACCGGCGACCTCGGCGAATCCTATGTGTACCGGAAATCCGTGTCGGCGCTCATCGGCGAATACCTCGGCCCGACCCTGCTGCTCACCGCCACCGCGGCCGTCATCGCCATCGTCCTGGGCCTGTGGCTCGGACAGATCTCGGCCTGGCGCCGCAATTCCCTGTTCGACAAGCTCGCGTCCTCGACCTCGCTGATCTTCTGGTCCGTGCCGACGTTCTGGCTCGGCCTCATCCTGCTCATGATCTTCGGCGGCACCCTCCAATGGCTGCCCACCGGCGGCATGATCACCCCCGGCCTCGACCCGTGGTCACCGGCCGGAATCATCGACGTCATCAAACACCTCATCCTCCCCGTCGTCTCGCTCGTCGCAGTCGTCTATGCACAGTTCCTCATGATCATGCGCGCCTCCCTGCTCGAGGAGATGAACGAGGACTACCTCACGACCGCCCGCGCGAAAGGACTCACCGAGGATGAGGTCCGCCGCCGTCACGCCGTGCCCAATGCGCTGCTGCCGACCGTCACCGTCGTCTTCCTCCACATCGGCGGACTCATCGCCGGCGCCGTCACCGTCGAAGCAGTGTTCTCGTGGCCGGGACTGGGCAAACTCACCTTCGAAGCCATCCGCGGCCCCGACCTGCCGCTGCTGCAGGGCACCTTCGTCGTGTTCTCGGCGATCATCATCGTGATGAACCTCGCTGCCGACATCGTCTACCGATTCCTCGATCCCCGCGTCAGGAGGGCCTGA
- a CDS encoding ABC transporter substrate-binding protein, with product MFTSHSLRRGWQRCLAGVAALALAGSMATSPAQAATSEAPASENVLRIATDGFIDSFNPFTSFYLVPTNTFRYMYENLVANDAKDGSITEGLATEWNTDSEGKVWTYTIRPDMKWSDGEPLTSKDVAWTYNQMMEKEEMAVANGSLVENFDKVEAPDDGTVKITLKKPQANNPGQEIPVVPEHVWSKIDKPGEFKNDEKSVGSGPFQLESYEANKSITLKANPNFWRGKPKLDEIQYRYYTNSDAQVQAIRSGEVDFITGLSPDQFTALENADNVELNEGNGRRFNGISINPGVADAKGKEFGTGNEALGDKKVRQAIRAGIDTETLRKQVMQDYAQPATSFIPAVYPDWALKSDNSVISGFDVAEAKKLLDDAGWKEGSGGIREKDGEKLQLRFLTDADAPIEQSTAKFLKPWMKDIGIDLKNESSDVDTVSERTTKGDYDMYFSGWSINPDPDYQLSINTCGQRPDADGNGGTSQDGWCNKEFDKLYQAQHVELDQAKRQDLVQKAQAIHYEEAPSVTLWYPNQLEAYRSDRFDNFTKQPSDGGAIANQVGYWGYSSVEPVSEEEATGGGMGAGGWIGIAAAVIVVLGGGGWLLSRRKKSDDRE from the coding sequence ATGTTCACTTCACACTCACTGCGCAGAGGCTGGCAACGGTGCCTGGCCGGCGTCGCAGCACTCGCCCTTGCCGGATCGATGGCCACCTCCCCGGCGCAGGCCGCCACCTCGGAGGCTCCGGCCTCCGAGAACGTGCTGCGGATCGCCACCGACGGTTTCATCGACTCCTTCAACCCGTTCACGTCCTTCTACCTCGTGCCGACGAACACCTTCCGGTACATGTACGAGAACCTCGTGGCCAACGACGCCAAGGACGGTTCGATCACCGAGGGACTCGCCACCGAATGGAACACGGACTCCGAGGGCAAGGTCTGGACCTACACGATCCGTCCGGACATGAAATGGTCCGACGGTGAACCGCTGACCTCGAAAGACGTCGCCTGGACCTACAACCAGATGATGGAGAAGGAAGAGATGGCGGTGGCGAACGGCAGCCTCGTCGAGAACTTCGACAAGGTCGAGGCCCCCGACGACGGCACCGTCAAGATCACCCTGAAGAAGCCGCAGGCGAACAACCCCGGCCAAGAGATCCCCGTCGTGCCCGAGCATGTCTGGTCGAAGATCGACAAGCCCGGCGAATTCAAGAACGATGAGAAGTCCGTCGGCTCGGGACCCTTCCAGCTCGAGAGCTACGAGGCGAACAAGTCGATCACGCTCAAAGCGAATCCGAACTTCTGGCGCGGCAAGCCGAAGCTCGACGAGATCCAGTACCGCTACTACACGAATTCCGATGCGCAGGTGCAGGCGATCCGCTCCGGCGAAGTCGACTTCATCACTGGGCTCAGCCCCGACCAGTTCACGGCGCTGGAGAACGCGGACAACGTCGAACTCAACGAGGGCAACGGCCGCCGCTTCAACGGAATCTCCATCAACCCGGGAGTCGCCGACGCCAAGGGCAAGGAATTCGGCACCGGCAATGAGGCGCTGGGGGACAAGAAGGTCCGGCAGGCCATCCGTGCCGGCATCGACACCGAGACCCTGCGCAAACAGGTCATGCAGGACTATGCGCAGCCGGCCACGAGCTTCATTCCCGCCGTCTACCCGGACTGGGCACTCAAATCCGACAACTCCGTCATCAGCGGATTCGACGTGGCCGAGGCGAAGAAGCTCCTCGACGACGCCGGCTGGAAGGAAGGATCCGGCGGCATCCGCGAGAAAGACGGTGAGAAGCTGCAGCTGCGCTTCCTCACCGACGCCGACGCGCCGATCGAGCAGAGCACAGCGAAGTTCCTCAAACCGTGGATGAAGGACATCGGCATCGACCTGAAGAACGAGTCCTCTGACGTCGACACGGTGTCCGAACGCACCACCAAGGGCGACTACGATATGTACTTCTCCGGCTGGTCGATCAATCCCGATCCCGACTACCAGCTGAGCATCAACACCTGCGGTCAGCGCCCCGACGCCGACGGCAACGGCGGCACCAGCCAGGACGGCTGGTGCAACAAGGAATTCGACAAGCTCTATCAGGCTCAGCACGTCGAGCTCGACCAGGCCAAGCGTCAGGACCTCGTGCAGAAGGCCCAGGCCATCCACTACGAGGAAGCCCCCTCGGTGACGCTGTGGTACCCGAACCAGCTCGAGGCCTACCGCTCCGACCGGTTCGACAACTTCACCAAACAGCCCAGCGACGGCGGTGCTATCGCCAACCAGGTCGGCTACTGGGGATATTCCTCGGTCGAACCCGTCAGCGAAGAGGAAGCCACCGGCGGCGGAATGGGCGCCGGCGGCTGGATCGGCATCGCGGCCGCGGTCATCGTCGTCCTCGGCGGAGGCGGCTGGCTGCTCAGCCGTCGCAAGAAGTCCGACGACCGCGAATAG